A stretch of Streptococcus chenjunshii DNA encodes these proteins:
- a CDS encoding TIGR01212 family radical SAM protein (This family includes YhcC from E. coli K-12, an uncharacterized radical SAM protein.) encodes MNKRYYTLNAYYRQLFGEKIFKVPIDAGFDCPNRDGTVAHGGCTFCTVSGSGDAIVAPDAPIREQFYREIDFMHGKWPEVRKYLVYFQNFTNTHERVEIIRQRYEQAINEPGVIGVNIGTRPDCLPDETIDYLAELSERMHVTVELGLQTTYEKTSQLINRAHSYELYVETVKRLRQYPKIEIVSHLINGLPGETAEMMVENVRRCVTDNDIQGIKLHLLHLMTNTRMQRDYHEGRLKLLSQEEYVDIICDQLEIIPEHIVIHRLTGDAPRHMLIGPMWSLNKWEVLNSIDREMEARDSYQGCRLKKQALA; translated from the coding sequence ATGAATAAACGTTATTATACTTTAAATGCCTATTATCGGCAGCTGTTTGGCGAAAAAATATTTAAAGTTCCAATCGATGCCGGTTTTGACTGCCCCAACCGTGATGGAACAGTAGCCCATGGCGGCTGCACCTTTTGCACTGTTTCAGGATCAGGCGATGCCATTGTGGCGCCGGATGCTCCTATTCGTGAACAGTTTTACCGCGAAATTGACTTTATGCATGGCAAGTGGCCGGAAGTCAGGAAATATCTGGTCTATTTTCAAAATTTCACAAACACTCATGAGAGGGTAGAAATTATTCGTCAGCGTTATGAACAGGCTATTAATGAGCCGGGAGTGATTGGCGTCAATATCGGAACCAGACCGGATTGTCTGCCGGATGAAACAATTGATTACTTAGCAGAACTGTCCGAACGGATGCATGTGACTGTTGAGCTTGGTCTGCAGACGACCTATGAGAAAACCTCCCAGCTTATCAACCGAGCCCATTCTTATGAACTGTATGTCGAGACGGTCAAACGGCTGCGGCAGTATCCCAAAATTGAAATTGTGTCGCATTTGATTAATGGCCTGCCCGGCGAAACAGCAGAAATGATGGTCGAAAATGTCAGGCGCTGCGTAACAGACAATGATATTCAGGGAATTAAACTCCATCTGCTCCATTTGATGACCAATACACGTATGCAGCGGGATTATCACGAAGGACGTCTAAAACTTCTCAGTCAGGAAGAATATGTTGATATTATCTGCGATCAGCTGGAAATTATTCCTGAACACATTGTGATTCACCGTCTCACTGGAGATGCTCCGCGGCATATGCTGATCGGTCCGATGTGGAGTTTGAATAAATGGGAAGTTCTCAACAGCATTGATAGAGAAATGGAAGCCAGAGATTCCTATCAGGGCTGCCGTTTAAAAAAACAGGCCCTCGCCTGA
- a CDS encoding class I SAM-dependent methyltransferase, translated as MVKRPLDLSHDFLAEVLDSSSTALDATMGNGYDTVFLARLAKQVYAFDIQEQAALQTQNRLQELGLTNVQIILDGHEHVDRYVGEIKAAVFNLGYLPKADKSVITKPETTLQALQKVLDCLLIGGRVAIMVYHGHTGGKEEKDAVLAFAENLPQTQFSVMLYQPLNQKNTPPFLIMIEKLKQDTKAV; from the coding sequence ATGGTAAAAAGACCGCTTGATTTATCCCACGATTTTTTGGCAGAAGTGCTGGATAGCAGCAGTACTGCACTTGATGCCACTATGGGCAACGGCTATGATACAGTCTTTTTAGCTCGTTTAGCTAAACAGGTCTATGCTTTTGATATTCAAGAACAGGCGGCTTTGCAGACACAGAACCGCCTGCAGGAATTAGGTCTGACCAATGTTCAGATCATTTTAGACGGACATGAGCATGTTGACCGCTACGTTGGAGAAATTAAGGCTGCTGTTTTTAATCTGGGTTATCTGCCAAAAGCTGATAAATCCGTCATTACCAAACCGGAAACCACACTGCAGGCTCTGCAGAAAGTTTTGGACTGCCTGCTTATCGGCGGCCGAGTTGCCATCATGGTTTACCATGGACATACTGGCGGCAAGGAAGAAAAAGATGCCGTTCTGGCTTTTGCAGAAAACTTACCGCAAACCCAATTTTCCGTCATGCTTTATCAGCCCCTAAATCAAAAGAATACTCCCCCTTTTTTAATCATGATAGAAAAGCTAAAACAAGATACAAAGGCCGTATAA
- a CDS encoding ABC transporter ATP-binding protein, with amino-acid sequence MAVISLTNVSLSRQNKRLLKNLSWTVEKGQTWAVLGLNGSGKTTLLKLIMAEYFPSEGEAEILGVPFGQGDIAEIRQKIGTVGSFIAERLPKQMLAEKIVLTGKYKSSILYKAYGEKELNEAREMLAAIGGGHLLGRSYASLSQGEKQLLLIARSLMEEPEIIILDEATSGLDLFAREKLLAQIERIADLPQAPTLIYVTHHAEEITQSMDHILLLRRGEIVAQGKKEEIITPQTLETFYENPVTILPIDKQRFFIKPEIKEF; translated from the coding sequence ATGGCGGTTATTTCGCTGACAAATGTCAGTCTTAGCAGACAAAATAAGAGGCTTTTAAAAAATCTCAGCTGGACAGTGGAAAAAGGGCAGACTTGGGCTGTTTTGGGACTGAACGGCTCTGGAAAGACAACACTGCTCAAACTTATTATGGCAGAATATTTTCCGTCAGAAGGCGAGGCAGAAATTCTGGGAGTGCCCTTCGGTCAGGGAGATATCGCAGAAATCCGTCAAAAAATTGGGACGGTCGGCTCTTTTATCGCTGAACGCCTTCCCAAACAGATGCTGGCAGAAAAAATCGTACTGACTGGTAAATATAAATCCAGTATCCTTTATAAAGCTTATGGGGAGAAAGAACTGAACGAAGCCAGAGAAATGCTGGCGGCAATTGGCGGCGGCCACTTGCTGGGGAGGAGCTATGCCAGTCTATCGCAAGGAGAAAAACAGCTTCTCCTCATTGCCCGCAGCCTTATGGAAGAACCGGAAATTATCATTTTAGACGAAGCCACCAGCGGACTTGATCTTTTTGCCCGCGAAAAACTTCTGGCACAGATTGAGCGGATTGCAGATCTGCCACAGGCTCCAACACTGATCTACGTAACCCACCATGCAGAAGAAATCACCCAAAGCATGGATCATATTCTCTTACTGCGCAGAGGAGAAATCGTTGCTCAAGGAAAAAAAGAAGAAATCATTACTCCTCAGACTCTCGAAACCTTTTATGAAAACCCTGTAACGATTCTTCCTATCGACAAGCAGCGTTTCTTTATTAAACCGGAAATCAAGGAATTTTAA
- a CDS encoding NADPH-dependent FMN reductase: MKLVGIVGTNSARSTNRKLLQFMAKHFAEQAEIEVLEIKQLPAFNEPKDKQAPEVVAAFSQKIADADGVIIATPEYDHTIPAPLASALEWIAYTSRVLINKPVMIVGASLGSLGSSRAQAHLRQILDAPELKARIMPGLEFLLGHSEQVLDGDCNLTDSEKTAELEEHFAEFQEFVTLTKQLVKPADTERKRTFAWEAVE, translated from the coding sequence ATGAAACTAGTTGGAATTGTCGGGACAAATTCAGCCCGTTCGACTAATCGAAAACTGCTGCAGTTTATGGCCAAACATTTCGCTGAACAGGCAGAAATTGAGGTGCTTGAGATCAAACAGCTGCCTGCCTTTAATGAACCTAAAGATAAACAGGCGCCTGAGGTAGTAGCTGCTTTCAGCCAAAAAATTGCGGATGCTGATGGTGTGATTATTGCGACACCTGAGTACGACCATACGATACCTGCTCCTCTGGCCAGCGCTTTAGAATGGATTGCCTATACCAGCCGGGTGCTGATTAACAAGCCTGTTATGATTGTCGGAGCCTCCTTGGGCTCTTTGGGTTCATCCAGAGCTCAGGCACATTTGCGTCAGATTTTAGACGCTCCGGAACTAAAAGCCCGCATTATGCCCGGTCTGGAATTTCTGCTGGGACATTCAGAACAGGTGTTAGACGGTGACTGCAATCTGACGGATTCAGAAAAAACAGCAGAATTAGAAGAACATTTCGCCGAATTTCAAGAGTTTGTGACCTTAACCAAGCAGCTGGTAAAACCAGCGGATACAGAACGTAAAAGAACGTTTGCTTGGGAAGCTGTAGAATAG
- a CDS encoding ABC transporter ATP-binding protein, with product MTGRYAMEIDGLYKYYGKYKGVSDVSFKVKKGEIFGFLGANGSGKSTTIRCLLGLIHPGKGKIRLLDGRYPKLKDALQHIGYMPSESMFYPQMRVKETIAFAAKSYRKDCSAESSRLCRILDLPLDKKIAELSLGNRKKVGIVCALQHQPELLILDEPTSGLDPLMQERFWMLIKEACHAGASCFLSSHILEDIRTYCDRMAIIKDGDILKVGTLSDLIGSQPKKITFWKDGQLEFRSYAGSGGDLLAYLQDLQADDFLVEEPSLADLFRHYYQEEKNGFTDA from the coding sequence ATGACAGGAAGATATGCCATGGAAATCGACGGGCTGTATAAATATTATGGTAAATATAAGGGAGTCAGCGATGTCTCGTTCAAGGTTAAAAAAGGAGAAATTTTTGGTTTTTTGGGCGCAAATGGCTCCGGGAAATCAACAACCATCAGATGTCTTTTGGGATTAATCCACCCCGGCAAAGGAAAGATTCGGCTTTTGGACGGGCGCTACCCTAAGCTGAAAGATGCTTTGCAGCACATTGGCTATATGCCGTCAGAAAGCATGTTTTATCCTCAGATGCGGGTAAAAGAGACGATTGCCTTTGCTGCTAAATCCTACAGGAAGGACTGCAGTGCTGAGAGCAGCAGGCTTTGCCGTATTTTAGATCTGCCGTTGGATAAAAAAATTGCGGAACTGTCACTGGGAAACCGTAAAAAGGTTGGCATCGTTTGTGCTTTGCAGCACCAGCCGGAGCTCTTGATTTTAGATGAGCCGACATCAGGATTGGATCCGCTGATGCAGGAGCGTTTCTGGATGCTGATTAAAGAAGCCTGTCATGCTGGGGCCAGCTGTTTTTTATCTTCTCATATTTTGGAGGATATTAGGACCTATTGTGACCGTATGGCTATTATCAAGGACGGCGATATCTTAAAAGTCGGGACGCTGTCAGATCTTATAGGCAGTCAGCCTAAGAAAATCACTTTTTGGAAGGACGGTCAGCTAGAATTCCGTTCCTATGCTGGTTCTGGAGGCGATTTATTAGCCTATTTGCAGGACCTTCAGGCTGATGATTTCCTTGTGGAAGAACCGTCTTTAGCTGACTTATTTAGACATTATTATCAGGAGGAGAAAAATGGTTTTACTGATGCATGA
- a CDS encoding DUF3021 domain-containing protein has product MKTRWQRIFSKEVAIEYKTGTYSMCALVFMAFYQCFQKSYSVSVFYLLELVFVAYFLAYLQVYLFHNFDEAEKLSGWELSGIFISSCLYGLCGQFLGWFDRHWGISIFFALFMAVCYLSVFVANKKKRYIDSQHLNQLLETYKERKRE; this is encoded by the coding sequence ATGAAGACGAGGTGGCAGAGAATTTTTAGCAAAGAGGTTGCTATCGAATACAAAACAGGCACTTACAGCATGTGCGCTTTAGTTTTTATGGCGTTTTACCAATGTTTTCAAAAGTCTTACAGTGTCAGTGTGTTTTATTTATTGGAATTGGTCTTTGTTGCTTATTTTTTAGCTTATCTTCAGGTTTATCTTTTTCATAATTTTGATGAAGCGGAAAAACTGTCCGGATGGGAATTAAGCGGTATATTTATCTCCAGCTGTCTGTACGGACTTTGCGGACAGTTTCTGGGGTGGTTTGACCGCCATTGGGGAATAAGCATATTTTTTGCACTATTTATGGCTGTTTGCTATTTATCGGTTTTTGTGGCCAATAAGAAAAAGCGCTATATTGACAGCCAGCACCTCAATCAGCTGTTAGAGACTTACAAAGAAAGGAAGAGAGAATGA
- the pflA gene encoding pyruvate formate-lyase-activating protein has protein sequence MTEIDYGQVIGMVHSTESFGSVDGPGIRFVIFMQGCKLRCQYCHNPDTWAMETNMSQERTVDDVLEEALRYRHFWGKNGGITVSGGEAMLQIDFITALFTKAKALGIHCTLDTCGFAYRPTPEYHKIVDKLLAVTDLVLLDIKEIDPEQHLFVTRQPNKNILLFAQYLSDKGIPVWIRHVLVPGLTDIDEHLIKLGEFVATLKNVDKFEILPYHTLGEFKWHELGIPYTLEGVKPPTKERVQNAKKLMHTESYTEYLNRVHG, from the coding sequence ATGACAGAGATTGATTATGGCCAAGTTATAGGAATGGTTCATTCAACTGAAAGTTTTGGATCTGTAGACGGTCCCGGAATTCGTTTTGTGATTTTCATGCAAGGCTGCAAACTGCGCTGCCAGTACTGCCATAATCCTGATACATGGGCTATGGAGACAAACATGTCTCAAGAAAGAACGGTAGACGATGTTTTGGAGGAAGCACTGCGCTACCGCCATTTTTGGGGAAAGAACGGCGGTATTACTGTTTCAGGCGGTGAAGCGATGCTGCAGATTGACTTTATTACAGCTCTGTTTACTAAAGCTAAAGCGCTGGGCATTCACTGTACTTTGGATACCTGCGGTTTTGCCTACCGTCCGACTCCTGAATATCATAAAATAGTGGATAAACTCTTAGCGGTGACAGATTTAGTGCTTTTGGATATTAAAGAAATTGACCCTGAGCAGCATCTTTTTGTAACCCGCCAGCCTAATAAAAACATTCTGCTTTTTGCTCAATATCTCTCAGATAAAGGAATTCCTGTCTGGATCCGCCATGTTTTAGTGCCGGGTCTGACGGATATTGATGAGCATCTAATTAAGCTGGGAGAATTTGTAGCGACGCTGAAAAATGTCGATAAATTTGAAATTCTGCCTTACCACACTTTGGGAGAATTCAAATGGCATGAACTGGGGATTCCTTATACCCTTGAAGGTGTGAAACCGCCGACTAAAGAGCGGGTGCAAAATGCCAAAAAATTGATGCATACCGAGAGTTACACCGAATACTTAAACCGGGTACACGGCTGA
- a CDS encoding ABC transporter permease subunit, whose protein sequence is MVLLMHEWKAARTAMLIWALSIGLLCFITISLFPSMENSAASMAESLGNMGNLSASMGMDKLNIANFNGYYAVENALIFSVGSTMFAAYLGIISLAKEEEGHTAEFLYTLPYHRGTVWLTKYLSIICLLLVFNGLVIFFEIAGVKLADLDLDFSSYWLYHFRTFLMQNEVAAFCFFLSAVCRKKQVGLALGLALLLYAMDMICRIVEDTAFLKYVTPYYYANAVTVFSQEKMNSLYLLIACGILICSLLLSYTVLNKRDLS, encoded by the coding sequence ATGGTTTTACTGATGCATGAGTGGAAAGCGGCCCGCACTGCAATGCTGATATGGGCTTTGAGCATCGGGCTGCTCTGTTTTATCACGATTAGTTTATTTCCAAGTATGGAAAACAGTGCGGCCTCAATGGCTGAATCTTTAGGCAATATGGGAAATCTTTCGGCCAGCATGGGGATGGACAAATTAAATATTGCCAACTTTAACGGCTATTATGCTGTTGAAAATGCTTTGATTTTTTCAGTTGGGAGTACGATGTTTGCAGCCTATTTAGGGATTATTTCCCTAGCTAAGGAAGAAGAAGGACACACTGCTGAATTTCTGTATACACTTCCCTATCATAGGGGAACTGTCTGGCTGACTAAATATCTTAGTATTATTTGCCTCCTGCTTGTTTTCAACGGTCTTGTTATTTTCTTTGAAATAGCAGGAGTCAAGCTGGCTGACCTTGATTTAGACTTTAGCTCTTACTGGCTGTATCATTTTCGTACTTTTCTGATGCAGAATGAAGTAGCCGCTTTTTGTTTTTTCCTGTCGGCTGTTTGCCGTAAAAAACAAGTCGGACTGGCTTTGGGGCTTGCTCTTTTGCTGTATGCTATGGATATGATCTGCCGTATTGTAGAGGATACTGCCTTTCTCAAATATGTGACACCTTATTATTATGCGAATGCAGTCACCGTTTTCAGTCAGGAAAAAATGAACAGCCTTTATCTTTTAATCGCCTGCGGTATTCTTATCTGCAGTCTTTTGCTTAGCTATACTGTTTTGAATAAACGTGATTTATCATGA
- a CDS encoding L-lactate MFS transporter, whose protein sequence is MKPSLNRWLVISASTAILLCTGAVYAFSVFAGPLSAQTGWSMSQIMLAFTINSAIGPIPMILGGYLTDKGYVKWTIALGACCFALGFFLTGFVTSPAMLYLTYGLLAGLGQGFAYSGCLSNTLRLFPDRRGLASGIITGGMGFAAVIVSPIANSLIQSHDAKFAFKAIGLVYILVVVTASFFIKPAPAGYKPEGWNPPAQSAAAAVNKTWQQMLKTPLFYIIISMFFVGAFSGLMIASQASGIGQSMFGLSAATAALYVSLYSISNSSGRFIWGTVSDKIGRAKTLLIIFTVVALSLFALTVLSGQGGFAVGIIGLGICFGGVMGVFPSIVMENYGPANQGVNYGIVFTGYSLAAFFAPRVAVQMAAANQGNYSNAFYVAIALALVGLVLNLVYMSVAKKTKA, encoded by the coding sequence ATGAAACCATCGCTTAACCGCTGGCTGGTTATCTCAGCATCTACCGCAATCCTGCTTTGTACAGGAGCAGTCTACGCTTTCAGTGTTTTTGCCGGACCTTTGAGTGCTCAAACTGGTTGGTCAATGTCACAGATTATGCTGGCCTTTACGATTAATTCTGCTATCGGCCCTATTCCTATGATTTTGGGAGGCTATCTAACAGACAAGGGCTACGTTAAATGGACAATTGCACTCGGAGCCTGCTGCTTTGCCTTAGGCTTCTTTCTCACAGGTTTTGTCACAAGTCCGGCCATGCTCTATCTCACCTATGGACTGTTAGCCGGACTCGGTCAGGGCTTCGCTTATTCGGGCTGCCTCAGCAATACCCTGCGCCTCTTTCCTGACAGGCGGGGGCTCGCCTCAGGCATTATTACCGGCGGTATGGGCTTTGCGGCTGTCATTGTCTCTCCCATTGCTAACAGCCTGATCCAAAGCCACGATGCCAAATTTGCTTTTAAAGCTATCGGCTTGGTTTATATTCTCGTTGTTGTTACAGCCAGCTTCTTTATCAAACCGGCACCAGCCGGCTATAAGCCGGAAGGCTGGAATCCTCCTGCCCAGTCAGCGGCTGCAGCTGTTAACAAAACTTGGCAGCAGATGCTGAAAACACCGCTCTTCTATATCATTATCAGCATGTTCTTTGTCGGCGCTTTTTCAGGTCTGATGATTGCTTCACAAGCGTCTGGTATTGGTCAGTCTATGTTTGGTTTATCTGCTGCTACTGCCGCTCTTTATGTCAGCCTTTATTCTATCAGCAATTCCAGCGGACGGTTCATCTGGGGAACGGTTTCTGATAAGATTGGCCGGGCCAAAACTCTTCTGATTATCTTTACCGTCGTTGCTCTCTCACTCTTCGCTTTGACTGTGCTTTCAGGACAGGGCGGTTTTGCTGTCGGCATTATCGGATTGGGGATTTGTTTCGGCGGTGTTATGGGGGTTTTCCCATCTATTGTCATGGAAAATTATGGTCCTGCTAACCAAGGGGTTAACTATGGCATTGTCTTTACCGGCTATTCTTTAGCAGCCTTCTTTGCTCCCCGTGTTGCTGTTCAGATGGCAGCGGCTAATCAAGGGAACTACAGCAATGCTTTCTACGTTGCTATCGCTCTTGCACTTGTAGGTTTGGTCCTCAATTTAGTTTATATGTCTGTCGCAAAGAAAACAAAAGCCTAA
- a CDS encoding hemolysin family protein, producing the protein MEDPGSQPLLFQFILLLILTLLNAFFSASEMALVSLNRSRVEQKAEEGDKNYSRLLSVLDKPNNFLSTIQVGITFIGLLSGASLADSLGTQVAVWFGNSATAKTAGSLIALVFLTYVSIVLGELYPKRIAMNLKDKLAVFSAPVIIVLGKIVSPFVWLLSASTNILSRITPMTFDDADEKMTRDEIEYMLSNSEETLDAEEIEMLQGVFSLDEMMAREIMVPRTDAFMIDINNDTRENIEEILKKNFSRIPVYDDDRDKIIGVLHTKRILDVGFRDGFDKIVLRKLLQEPLFVPETIFIDDLLRQLRNTQNQMAVLLDEYGGVAGLVTLEDLLEEIVGEIDDETDKVEQFVHAIGDNTYIVQGTMTLNDFNEHFDVELESDDVDTIAGYYLTGVGTIPSQEEKESFEVDSKEKHLQIINDKVKDGRITKLKVLISDIEQYLDED; encoded by the coding sequence ATGGAAGACCCTGGCAGTCAGCCTTTACTTTTTCAATTTATTTTATTACTGATTCTAACCCTTTTAAATGCTTTTTTCTCAGCCAGTGAGATGGCTTTAGTTTCCTTGAACCGTTCGCGCGTGGAACAAAAGGCAGAGGAGGGAGATAAAAATTACAGCCGTCTGCTGTCTGTGCTTGATAAACCTAATAACTTTTTATCAACCATTCAGGTAGGCATTACTTTTATCGGTTTACTTTCCGGAGCCAGCCTAGCTGATTCCTTGGGAACGCAGGTGGCCGTTTGGTTTGGCAATTCTGCGACAGCTAAAACAGCAGGAAGTCTCATTGCCCTTGTCTTTTTAACTTATGTTTCTATCGTTTTGGGAGAGCTTTACCCTAAACGTATTGCCATGAATCTTAAAGATAAGCTGGCTGTTTTTTCAGCTCCTGTCATTATTGTACTTGGTAAAATTGTCAGTCCTTTTGTCTGGCTCTTATCTGCTTCGACGAATATCCTAAGTCGGATAACGCCTATGACTTTCGATGATGCTGATGAGAAAATGACACGGGATGAAATCGAATATATGCTGTCAAACAGTGAAGAAACACTTGATGCGGAAGAAATTGAAATGCTGCAGGGGGTCTTTTCGCTTGATGAAATGATGGCTCGTGAAATTATGGTCCCGCGGACAGACGCCTTCATGATCGATATTAATAACGATACTAGAGAAAATATCGAAGAGATTCTGAAGAAAAATTTTTCCCGCATTCCCGTCTATGACGATGATCGCGATAAAATTATCGGAGTGCTCCATACCAAAAGAATATTGGATGTAGGCTTCCGAGATGGTTTTGATAAAATTGTTCTGCGCAAACTCCTGCAGGAACCGCTTTTTGTTCCGGAAACCATTTTTATCGATGATTTACTGAGACAGCTCCGCAATACACAAAACCAAATGGCCGTTTTACTGGATGAATACGGCGGTGTTGCTGGTTTAGTCACACTCGAAGATCTGTTGGAGGAAATTGTCGGTGAAATCGACGATGAGACAGATAAAGTGGAACAGTTCGTCCATGCTATCGGCGATAATACTTATATTGTCCAAGGCACAATGACCTTAAACGACTTTAACGAACACTTTGATGTTGAACTGGAAAGTGACGATGTTGATACCATAGCCGGCTACTATCTGACCGGTGTCGGAACGATTCCCAGTCAGGAAGAAAAAGAAAGCTTTGAAGTGGACAGTAAGGAGAAACATCTGCAGATTATCAATGATAAGGTGAAAGACGGCCGCATTACAAAGCTGAAGGTGCTCATCTCTGATATAGAACAGTATCTTGACGAAGACTAA
- a CDS encoding ECF transporter S component has product MTKTRQMAYIAILSALSFLLMYIQFPLIPAAGFLQVDFSILPVLLGLVIFDLGSAYAVLTIRTLLKLLLNNGGVSTLIGLPMNFVALGIFVLALALIWNKERTRRNYIAASIAGTLGLTAAMLILNYVYAVPLYAQFAHFDIKALLGLGNYLFAMVVPFNLLEGLIFAAAFLLLFTCLEPVLKKL; this is encoded by the coding sequence ATGACAAAAACACGGCAAATGGCTTATATCGCCATTCTTTCAGCTCTTTCATTTTTATTGATGTATATCCAGTTTCCCTTAATTCCGGCAGCTGGTTTTCTGCAGGTTGATTTTTCGATTCTGCCCGTTTTGCTCGGTTTGGTTATTTTCGATTTAGGCAGTGCCTATGCTGTTTTAACTATTCGGACACTTCTAAAGCTCCTGCTGAATAATGGCGGGGTCTCAACGTTAATCGGACTGCCTATGAATTTTGTGGCGCTGGGAATTTTCGTTTTAGCTCTCGCCTTAATCTGGAATAAGGAGAGGACCCGCCGCAATTATATTGCAGCCTCAATTGCGGGCACACTAGGTCTAACCGCAGCAATGCTTATCCTTAATTATGTTTATGCGGTTCCGCTCTATGCTCAGTTTGCTCATTTCGATATAAAAGCCCTTTTAGGTTTGGGAAATTATCTGTTTGCTATGGTTGTTCCTTTTAATTTGCTTGAAGGCTTGATTTTTGCAGCTGCTTTCTTACTTCTGTTTACCTGCTTGGAACCTGTCTTAAAGAAATTATAA
- a CDS encoding phosphatase PAP2 family protein, whose product MKNKQTYFALASSALLMFMILGYLVKFYPGTLAGFDSSIQSGLRGELPDFMTACFRTVTVLGNAPVLISGVFLCVLFFALIKKWRAEAYFLAGNLLLIILFSTAFKYLYQRPRPDLVYLIERPLGPSFPSWHAASTFIIFTALMIIAAQRLRNPWLKYGAELLLMFLLVSVGLSRIYLGVHYPSDIIGGWLLGAALIAFLYPFYERKRFIWRFQSKQN is encoded by the coding sequence ATGAAAAACAAACAGACCTATTTTGCCCTTGCTTCTTCCGCCTTGCTCATGTTTATGATACTGGGTTATCTGGTCAAATTTTACCCTGGGACTTTGGCAGGTTTTGATTCCAGTATTCAGTCGGGGCTGAGGGGGGAACTGCCAGATTTTATGACAGCCTGTTTCAGAACGGTGACTGTTCTCGGCAATGCGCCTGTTCTTATTTCCGGTGTTTTCTTATGTGTCCTCTTTTTTGCTCTTATAAAAAAATGGCGGGCTGAGGCGTATTTTTTGGCAGGCAATCTGTTGCTGATCATCCTCTTTTCAACAGCCTTTAAATACTTATATCAGCGCCCTAGGCCTGATTTAGTTTATCTGATTGAGAGGCCATTAGGACCGTCCTTTCCCAGCTGGCATGCGGCATCAACCTTTATCATTTTTACAGCTCTGATGATTATTGCTGCACAAAGGCTGAGGAACCCTTGGCTGAAGTACGGTGCAGAACTGCTTTTAATGTTTCTGCTGGTCAGTGTGGGTTTATCCCGCATTTATCTGGGCGTTCATTACCCTTCCGATATCATAGGCGGCTGGCTGCTTGGGGCTGCCCTGATTGCCTTTCTTTACCCGTTTTATGAACGGAAACGCTTTATCTGGCGTTTTCAAAGCAAACAAAACTAA
- a CDS encoding LytTR family DNA-binding domain-containing protein, with product MKVSLENIPHGETEVIIRYTQMTDKLRSLINLIASQDEKLLGQTEEGQRFVLVSEILYFESVDGRVYAYTAGEVLQVAQNLKELANLYPDSFFRCSKSMLINILRIAHFKSQAYGRIEAGLDNGENIIISRKYAGALRQILAEGVQDEDEVAENF from the coding sequence ATGAAAGTCAGTTTAGAAAACATTCCACACGGCGAAACTGAAGTGATTATCCGTTATACACAGATGACAGATAAATTGCGGTCGCTCATCAATCTTATAGCCAGCCAGGACGAAAAGCTTTTAGGCCAAACGGAAGAAGGGCAGCGTTTTGTCTTGGTTTCAGAGATTCTTTATTTTGAAAGTGTGGACGGCAGGGTTTATGCTTATACAGCAGGAGAGGTGCTGCAGGTGGCACAGAATTTGAAGGAACTGGCTAATCTTTATCCAGACAGTTTCTTTCGCTGTTCAAAGTCAATGCTGATTAACATTTTACGGATCGCTCATTTTAAAAGTCAGGCTTACGGCCGAATTGAGGCAGGATTGGATAATGGCGAAAATATTATTATTTCACGGAAATATGCCGGTGCTTTGAGGCAGATTTTAGCAGAAGGAGTTCAGGATGAAGACGAGGTGGCAGAGAATTTTTAG